The Paenibacillus amylolyticus genome contains the following window.
ATACCCAGTTGGGGAGCCTGTTGACCGATGAGGGGTTCATACAAAAAAAAGGCGCTTCCGCGGGTTCCACCCCCGGCAGATCCGGGGGAAGTTGTGGCTCCAGCTCTTTCGCAGGTTCCAGCTCATAAAACTGGCTGAACGTTTCATCCGCAGCAATCCACGTATCTGCAATGCGACGCACGAGATAGGCAGGTTCAGATGTTTTCATGCAAAGGCCTCCTGTACATAGTTAGAGTCAAGTCTGTGTGGAATAGCTGTTATTCGACAACGTCGCTTCACCTTCTGAACTAATGTCCTTATCCGCAGAAGGCTCCATGTATTCCCGCCTCAGCATTCGCATGAAAGGCAGGAGAAACGACGACATGCCGACAACATTCATGCCCGCAATCACCGCATAGAAGTAAGTAACTTCATTGAAGGCCCGAGTCAGTCCCCAGCCAAGTGCGATAATAATCAGAAAATACACCGCATTCAGGAGTATGGCCTGGTATCCACGCCCGCTCTGTTCCATCGTCAGCAAGGTTGTCATCATGGGACCCATGCCAACATAAGAAAGAGCCACGATGGACAGATACCGCGCTGCTTCGGCTCGGGTTGCCGCGTCTTCGATCAGGAATGCGATTAGCGGATCTCGCCAGATCCAGACGGCAACGGCAATGATTACGTACAGAACAAAGGATTGCAGCAGACCTTGGCGATAACTTGCATAGGCCCTTGGCCGGTGTGGTGATTGCAAATTATGGTTGATGATAATGCCGATGGCCGAGCCAATGACGATACCCGGGAGGATCGCCATCGTCTGGATTCGATAACCCACGCCAAAACCGGCAACTGCCCCTTCACCAAAGTGACTGACAATTTTATTGAAAAAAAATGTACTCAGAAAAATCATGCAGTACGAGATAAACACAGGAATACCGACATGCCTGAGGGCTATCAGATGTTTTTGTGCAAAAGCAAAGCGTTCAAAGATCATCTCTCGACGAATGAACAGAATTAGCAGAGAGATGGTCAAGGACAGGACAGAAGTGATCAGGTTGGCATAGATGATGCCCTTCAGATCCAGACCGAAGACCGACACAAAGGTGTACACGAGAGCAATGTTCAGCATCGCCATCCCAACCGCATTCCACGACGCTGCCTGTGCACGGCCCAGCCCTCGTAACGCGGCACTGGTCACTGCCGCCAGGACAGCCGGGATGCTCACTGCCATCATGCCCCCTACATACAGCGTAAACATGGGCCCAATGTCGGCAGGCACACGATAAAACCATGAGAGCAGAGGGGTCAGTAGCATGACCATTCCCCGGTCAGAATGGCAAGCAGCAATGCACTGCCCATCATGTGCACGAATAGCTGGGTAAATGCACGAGAGCCCCCGGAACGACTGCGCGCTGCCGCGACCTGAACTGACAGCTGCATCGCTTCGATGATGGCAATCATGACGAATGAGACGGGAATATACAATGAGAGCACATATAATACACTTTGACTCGTATGACCTAGGAAAAATACATTGGCCAGTTGTGTAATCACGTTAACCAGAGAAGCGAGCAGCATCGGAACGGCCGTACGCAATAACAAACGATGGATCGAGCCGGCCGTATAATCGATCCCCTGCATGGGGTTCACCTCCACAATTCATGAAGTCTTGATTGCTTGATTCATTGCAAGCCTGCTGAGTATCGGCAGACGTATCACATGCACGCAACATGCAGATATCATCCGATCATCATCCCATGAGATCAGCATGACCCGATCATCTGGCCTGATGATCCCCGCTCTAGCTTATCTGCAAGCTGTATCCATACATCCCCGCTCTGATAGTCGGCTCGCGCTGCACTGCCATAGAGTCGTAATCCCAGTCTCGACTGAAGAATGATGTGCTCAGCTGCATAACCTTCCATCCATTCGCGGATCATGGCTCGTGCCTCGGATGCAAAAGCCGTGGCTTCATCCGATCTGATAATTCGTTTTCCGGCATAGTGTACCTGCAACGCTCCTTGACCGAGTCCTGCCTCAAGCGCTACAGCCATGTCACCCTGATCAACCTCAGGTTTGGACGGTCGACCATATCCAATCTGTCCATCGTCATGGAGAATCCGCTGCTCCACCAGCACAATTGCCGTCCGCTCGTTAGGAAGCATGCTCCAAAGAGCGACCTGAATGGCCTCGGTTCCTGCGAGCGCACCCATATGGGTAATCCCTATGGGATGATCAACTTGCCACGGTGCCGTTTCAAGCATTCGAGCAAGCGGAGCATTCAGTGCATGACGTTCCGGGCAGGTCTGAGCAAGGATTAACCAATCCCAGTGCGCATTAATACCCAAGCACTCCAGCACCATAAGCGCAAGATCACCAGCTGTTACCCTTCTCCCGTCCACCATAAGGGAGCGAGTCAGCGTTCCCACGCGACCATAATAGTGATCCTCCATGTATATGTGGGGCGATACGTAAACATAATCATCCGGTGTTGGCCAATCCAGCGTGTACAGATGATCCTCCGCAGTAAGCCAGCTAATCTGTTCCACATAGATGGGCGCGCCAATGTCACCCTGAAGTGAATCAGACATGCTGCATCTTCCCGTTGGCATACGCCTGAAAAACGTTAATCTTCTGAATGGACGTTGTGCCTTCCATGAACTCAAACGCCCTTGCATCGCGATACCATTTGTTCAATAGAGGATGCTCCAGCATGGAACCAGGCCCCATCATCTCCAGTGCCCATTCCGTCGCTTCCTCGGCAACGGACGCAGCCCGTATTTTACTAAGGGAAGCCAGATATCCCTTATTCGCATCATGGTCAATCTCTGCTGCTGCATTCCGAATCATGCTGCGCAGTGCATGCAGACGCATCTCCAGTCGCTCCAGTTCCGTCTTTTCGCGTTCTGTATAGATCATTCTGTGCTCCACAACATAATCATACGCAGCCTGTGCGACACCAAGCGCCAATGCCGCCACGCTAGGACGCATCCGGTGGAATGTACGCAGTGCCCCCCACAGCCCACGCTTGGTTGGGCTTAAATGACGACCCAGAATATCTTTCTCTTCCAGTTGGAGGGACTCGAATTGCAGGTGGCTGAGCTGCAAACCGCGAAGCCCCATCGTATCCAGCGGGGTTGCTGTGAAACCCGGCAGGGAAGGATCAACTATAGCGACCTGAATACCCAAAGGCGTACGATTGGTCTGGGCAAATACCAGTCCAATACTCGCCCGGTGTCCGTTCCCAATGTAAAATTTATGTCCGGTTAGCTCCATCCGCCCATCCGGATGCCGCGTAATCCGCGTGCTGATCTCGGTTGCATCCGAACCCTTCTCCGGCTCTGACAGAGCAAAAACAGCCCAAGCCGGCCCTTTCAGAAAGTGGCTGTAAAAGCGCTCCTTCTGCTCCTGATCGCCCAGGTCAATCATGACAATGCTGGACATGGAAGGACCAGGTCCTCCCAGAAAAACGCCCGCATCTCCTGCGGACAGCTGCTCAATCGTAATGACTCTTTCCAGCGAAGAGAGTCCATAATATCGATCCTGACCTATGGTAACAATCGGCTGACCGCCATACTCCGGGGGGATCATCATATGATTGATGGCTTGCAGGGCTGACGTGTGCAAAAACTCGGTCAGCCGGTCTGGCTCCCGGTCGATAATCTGACCGATCTGGCGAAGCTCCACAGCATACTGCTTCATCACTTGCTCGAAAATCGCAATCGTTGATGGCGTAATCATCAATATTCCTCCTTAGCGGGCAACAGCATATTTTTCACCAGTTGACCTGCATAGGTATACGCAGATATGCCATGTCTCAAAAAACCGAAACCGCCGCCAAGACGTTGAATTTGTCGGAAGGCCTCATCCAATTCCTGATGTATCCACGCATGGACCCGAACTGATGGAAGACCTGGATTGGCTAGAGGAAACGGTCCTCAGGCAACGTTTCCGCCATATAGAGCGTTGTCAGGATGTCCGCGACCATGCCTTTCACGAGCTGGTGCTGAAACGTGGATTGCCCGCCCGATATTCGAACTGACAAATGCCTGCGAACCTGCTCCAGGCCAGCCTTGCACAGATCTGCGCGGAACTCAAGCAGACGTGTTCTTAGCTCATTCGAGGTTACTCCCTCGCCTGATGTCTCAATCTTCTCCCCCTCGTTCGGCTCTACCTTGTATAACAGCAGCCCGGAGGGTTCCAGCATCCGATCCTGTACTGGATCAGCATTTAGCTGGTTCCAACGATACAGCCCGGCTGATTCCTCATGCCAAAGCAAAGGATCCCGTTCGATGAGATGAGCGGTTGCGAGCACGTAAGGCCCTGCTGCCAGAAGCACTGGCTTATCGCTCAGTAGCAAGGTTTTCTTCTCCAACATCTCCGAGATCGGAGCAACGGGGTTGCCTCCTGCCTTTGATCCGACGGGCTTCGCATCTGCGCCCTGGAATTCAATAACGTGCATTGCCATTCCTCCTGTTCATTCTTATTGGCATCTTGCATGCTCCAACAGTGCAAAACCAAAAAAACTGCCAAGCCCGATACTGACCATGATGGAGTGTCCCTTCCTGCATACCCAGTCCTGCTCCAACCCCGATCTCAGGTTGATAAACGGATCAGTGGAGAAGGTGTGTCCGATTCGCTGAATGTTATCCGTATATATCCGTTCAAGTCCAACCCGTGTACGTCGCGAGAATTCTTTCCAGGTGGTCCAGTTCACATTATGAGGCAAAATATGATCCACATCTTCGAAACTCAAACCTTGCGTTGACAGCAGCTCTTCCATCCCTTGAATGATATGGTCCACGTACAAACGGTTAAATGCCGAAATCTCATCGGCAGTTGCATGATAGCCGGTGTGAAACCGGGTATCTCGCAGCATATGCGTCGCCTGAATGACATGCTGACAGCTCTCTCTGCTCAATAGAACAGCTACCGCAGAATCACCCAGAATGGCCGATTTACGCAGATAACGCCATTCGGGAGGTAAAAAATTGAATTGATCTGCACAGATCAACAGCACATTCCGAATGTGGGGTTGTGTTTGCGAGATTCGTTCAAGCCATTGAAGAGCTGCTATCGACGATGCACAGTTCATTTGGGATATGCCATAGAACGGTACATGTTCCAGCCCGAAGCGCCGGAGGACACGCTGCACAAGCCTGTAATCGCCCGGCGTCTGCACCTGGAAGGAATGGACATAGAGAACAAGGTCGATCCCTGAAAAGGACGGTTTGGTCTGAAGCCGTTCCACAGCCTGCACGATCGTATCGTCAAGCATCTGCCCCGGTTCCATGACAGGCACCCCTTTCAGGCGGTGGTACTTGCGCAGAAACTGAAGCTCGCCTTTCCCAAGCTCCAGGGCAGCCAGTACCTCTTCCGGTGACTGAATCTGTTCAGGCAAATAGACGCCAATATCCACAATACCAAACCCCAATGATCTCCCTCCTTCTGCGATTAATGCTCCTTCATGTTCCATTCACAAGTCCGGATCAGCAAAGCGTGAATGAACGAATCCGTCTGCTCCAGATGCATAAGACATATGTACTCGCCCCCGTCCTTCTCCTCCAGCAGCTCCTGTAATGCGAAGAATGGCGCTGCACTCCAGCGCGATGGATCATAATAACGCTTCAGTCCACATTGGCTGTACCATGCAGCCTGATTGCACTGCTGCTCCAGATCAGGATGGATAAGCAGGTTAATCTGATTCAGGTGAACGGATGCCTGGGCACATAATCGATCCAGTACCAACTCCGCAGTATCGACTATGGAACTCTCGGCATGTCGCATCTCCACACCAAGCAGGGAGGGTCCAACGCCTGTCATTCGCTCAAGGTATATCGCTGCTGCCGTGTCCGGCCCAGCCTGTGAATGAAGTTCCCTCGTTTCATAGGGGAGGGCCGTCTGGTCCATGACCAGCAGCATGCCTTTCCTGTAACCTTCTCTGCCCAAATAGTGCTGAAGCATATGGAGCGCCGCAAAAGGAGCACCAAAACCCAGATCATTTACAGCAAAACTGATAAAACGAGCCTGATAACGATCCATCAAATAATTCACAATCGATATGTCCGGGCGGGTATTCGGAAAATTGTAGGCCAGCAGCAATACATCCACATCCTGCATGACCCGATCAAGTCCCGTTTCCTCCAGCAGTTCCACACTCATCTCGTGATAGGCATTGTTGTTACGACCCTGTAAAAGCTGAACGTCGTACTTGATCGGAGTACCTGCGAGCATGTCCTGATGAAATCTCAGCAGTTCCGGATGATCGAACGGTGGCTTCTTCTCCGAGAACAATCTGACTCCCATCTCCCGTATAGCAACAGGCGAAGCCATCAGGCTGCAATGAGCTGCTTCTCAATATAAGCAGCCAGGGAGCCTACCGTATCGAATACATCGGGCTCCAGATCATCCGGGTCAATCTCCAGACCTTCAATCCGGTCTTCCAGCGTCATCAGCAGTTCCAGAACCGAGGTCGAATCCAGATACAGCTCGTCAAACAAAGATGTGCTTAATTGAATATCCTGTCTGGCTTCCGTATTCAACACTTCAGCAAGGGCACCCTTGATCTCTTCAAGCAATACTGCAGTTGTCATGATTATCATCTCTCCTCATCAATTGGTTATTGCCGTATGGGATATTTGAATCAAGCGTTGCTTGGACAATAGATCCTGCGGAGTATCCCGCTCACGGATCAAATGAGCCTCCCCAGCGACAATCAGAACTTCCGCCGGACTTCCGTGACTCAAAAAGTGTGTGGGAGAAGCCGTTGGTCCGTAGGCTCCCGAATGAAAAACACCAATCAGATCGCCTTGTTCAACAGGTGGAAGCAGGACCCGCTTCCCAACAACATCGTTGGGCGTACATAAAGGACCCGTAATATTGTATTCGGCTACAGGGGACTCGCCATAACGCGTCAGAGAGGCAATCGGAAAGTTACGCTTCACGTAAGAACCGGTGCCCACCGCCGCCATATGGCAGTTCGTTCCACCATCGGTTACTACGAATTGCTCTCCATACGACTGCTTGACGTATAAGGCTCGACTGACCAGCATACCGCAGGTGCCTACCAGATATCGCCCAAGCTCCATAAACAGCCGGGTGTTGATATGGCTATTCCGAAACGATTCGAACATTGGATTCAACTCTTCTGTCAGTGTGGCGATGGATAGAAACTGCTCACCTTCATGGTAGGGCACACCCAGTCCCCACCTACATCCACCATACGCAGCGTGATATCCAGCTCGTTCTCAATTCGATCAGCCAGTTCCAGAATATGACGGGTATTCTGAACGATCGGTTCTACATCCAACATGCGGGTTCCCATGTACACGTGAAGTCCCATGATCTCCACATGGGAGAAGCTCTCGAACTGACCTTTCCCCTGGAGCACACTTTGTTCATCCATACCAAACTGACGTGGTTTGCCACCCATGGTCAACCTGGAGCCTTTAACAGAAAAAGACGGGTTCACTCGCAGCGCTACCGGCACGATTCGCCCCTCACTTGCAGCGATGCTCTCAATGCGCTCCAGCTCCTGGAACGATTCACATACGATCGCATATATGCCCAGACGTATGCATGCCGTTATCTCTTCATCACTTTTACCTGGTCCGAGAAAAATAATGTTTTCTGGCGCTACTCCGGCCTGCACAGCCGTATGCAATTCGGCCAGAGAACACACCTCTGCCTGTGCTCCCATCTCCCGCAGCATGTTAACGATCGAGATATTGGGATTCGCTTTCAATGAATAGAACAGCTCCACTTGAGGCGTAAGCAATCCCCTGAGCTCTTGATACACCTGTTGCAACACATTCCCGTCATATATATACAGCGGGGTCCCGAATCTCTCGGCGATGTCCGAAACAGGCATCTGCTGAATCTGATATTCCGTAGACAATCACATCACCTCGTTCATGGAAGATAGGACGGCTTCGATCGCTTCATCGATTACTCCCAGCCGTTCAGGAGAGGAAGCAATAATCACGCCATACAGACGTCCGGAGAACAAGGTCCCCTCACTTCTGAATGCGGCATTGACTGTGGCAAAATTATTGATCAGCAATCCTTCACCACGCTTCGGTTCAAACATCAGCTCACCCAGCCTGGAACGAAGTACCCAGTATTCCAGCAGATGATTGAGCTTAAGCGTATATTTTTTCGCCAATCCACATTTATTCTCGGGCAGCCATTGATGTTGAATGTTGGTCTGATAGGTAGACATATTAAACCGGGCATTAATCTCAAGGTTGGGCCAGATTGTACCGTCCTCGTCCAGAATGGCGTCCACGCCGGCAATGCCATAATATCCATCCCGATACAGGGCTGCTCCAATTCGCATGGCCGCTTCGTGAATGACCCCAAGCTGAACATCGTTGAGCCGTGAAGGCATGAGATGCCCCTGGTGCACACCTTGCTCCACCAGCGATTCCTTCACGCCAAGAAACTCTACTCCGCCGGATCGATCAATGAGAATCTGGTAATTCAGGTCACAGATTTTATCAATCCATTGTTCAAGCACGTAGTTAATCTGCCGAATTCCCTTCTTACTTGCCTGTTTCTCCAGCATGCTCATACATTTGTGAAACCTGGCTTCATCGGTGATGACGGTAATTCCCTTGCCCGATACACCCATGGAATCCTTGAGCACAAGCCGTCCACCCTGCTCTAGCACAGACTTTAGCTGATCGAAACCGGACACCAGTTCATCCAGAGACGTACACTCCACGCCAGGAATCTGGCGAATGCCCAGCTCTGCGTTGAGACGGCGGGAATAGCCCTTGTCATTCACCTTGCGGAAGATATCCGAGGATGGAACAGCCAGTGGAATTCCGGTCTGTCGAGAATTCCTCTTCCTGATTCGAGGTGCCGAAGGGAACCAGATAAGCATTCGTTCCAGCAGCTTGTGACAATTCCCGCAGCTTGTCCATCGTTCTTGGACAATTCAGAAGATTAGCGGTAATATTCATCGCCGGATCATTGTGCTCCACCGTTATGCATTGGGAGCGGCCAAAGCCAAGAGCCTGTGCATCTGCCAGAAATCCCTGATCCGGCGGAGCCTTGAGCAGGATGATATCGTTCTCTTCAGCGAGGAAAACACCCAATTCCTCCATCCGGTTAACAACATCCGCAGCCGAGCCTATGCTTAATGAGGGTAGCTTGAGAATATCCGTTTCGCTCCAATATTCCTCCACTTCAAAATTATTCAGATAGACAAATGTAACATCATACCGGCCCGTTAACGCCCACTTGAGCCTGCTCGAAAAATCCGTCAATACGGTGGTCACGGCCATCCCCTCCTGTTCCTGCATATTGCATTACTGCTACGCTGAATGTGACTCCAAGTCCGACGGTAACAAGCAGATAATACTCCTCTGGCTGCAACCGTTTCTGCTCCAGAATGGCTTGGAGATTAATAAAGGGATCCGAACAGAAACAATGTCCGATCTCCTGTATGTTGGACGTATATATGCGTTCAAGGGGATAGGATAAACGGATCGCCACCTTCTTCCACGAGGACAGATTCACATTATGCGGCACGATGTATCGGATATCCTGCAACGTCAGACCCGCCTGCTCCACGGCTGCAACTATGGCTTCACATAACCGAGGCGTGTATATTTCCTGAAACTCCCTAAGAATCTGCGGGGTTCCCGTTAATACATTACAGAATTGGCCCAGTGTGACACTCGTGAGTCCAACGACACGGCTTCCGTTACCCTGGTTGCCTACCAGCACGGCGGCTGATGCCTCTCCCATCACGGTAGTATTGGGGATCAATTGCACAACGGGACTAAATGTTTTTTCACCTGTCAAAATTAAAATATGATCATCCGCTTCCAATGAAGGCAGCAATGTCTCGGCAACATTCAGGGCAATTAAGCCTGATGCACAGTTCTGCTGCGTAAGCGAAAACGCGATGGTATGCTGCAATCCGTAAGCCTGTTTCAAGGCTTGCAAAACTTTCATAGGAAAGGGGAAATTTTCCTGAATTGTGTGGCAATAAATGATATACTTAATCGAGTTGGGAACGATCTCGGGAGTATTTACCACCTGGGTTAATACGCGCCCAAGCAACGAAGCCAGATCTCCATCCCTGTCCTGCCGAACCTGTTTCAACCCGTGAATTTTTTCCAGCACTTTTGTCTGGGCATGATTAAGTCCCAGCACCTCGTTCAGTTCCCTGATTGGCACAATGTGCTCCGGAATGTAAGACCATATTTGCTTGATATGCATCGGCTTCAGACACCTCGTTATCACTAACGTACGAATCTCACTGCAATTATAGGGAGATAAAGAGCTTCCGCAGAAGCTCCCATCTATGAATCTAGCGTAATACTTTAAGTAAGTAGGAAAAATCAGGCACGGGCCGCCGCTGCACGGGCTTCGACAGCACGAGCTTCAACTGCACGAGCCGCTACAGCACGGGCTTCAACTGCGCGAGCGGAAGCCGCGCGTGCACTGACTTCACGTGCCTCGCCCAGTTCACTCGTTTCCACATGTGCTGCTTCAATTTCTTTGCGTTTCAGTTGCTCCAGTGTAATGGGAGTCGCTTTAATGACCATTCATATCTCCTCCTTTCATCTTAGATACTCTGATTCTATAATCTCCCAAATTGGATTTAAACTGTAAATGGAGGTAAATGAACCTCTCACTCTCCTTACCTCTGCTTCTACACATGCGATGAACCCAACATACCAATCACATCTCCATTCCATTCAATCTATTCAAGGGACGGTGAACGATCATGCTCGGACCTAAAATCCGGCAAATCCAGGAGCAGCTTGGACTGTCTCAGAAGCAACTGGCAGGTGAGGATATGACGCGTTCTTACATCAGCCTTATTGAAAAAGGCAGGGCCGTTCCCTCGCAACGCATGTTAAAAATCATCGCCAGAAGACTTAATACACCCATGGAGTTTTTTCTGGGAGGAAGTGCATCGACAGATACGGATATTGGGGAAGCTGTACTGGAAAAGGCCAGATCCTATTATGCCGAGCAGAATGATACTGCCTGCATCCGCATTGCCCATAAAGCGCTGACACTGACGGAGGATATCTCGGACCAGTCGGAAGCCTACCTGCTTATTTTGCGAAGTTACAACAGACTGGGGGATTACCGACAAGCCCTGGATGAAGGGGAGAACGCAGCATTTACAGTCATTCGAACGGGTGACAGGGAGCGCATTGTTGAATATTATCTTGAAATGGGGAGAGCGGCTTTTCATGCAGAGCTTTTCATGCTGCCCGGAAGCATTATGAACAGGCGTATACGTACAGCAGCAGACTCAAACATCTACAGGAAGAACACATCCAGTCGCTGACCTTTCTGGGCACAACCCATTTGAGGCTGGGCAATGTGAATGAGGGGCTGAACTACTATCTCAAAGCGGAGAAGGAAGCCCAGATGGCGGGGCAACCGGAATTGTATGGCGATATTACGCTGGGTCTGGGCAAGGCATATTATATCTCCGAGCAGGACGGACACATGTCGTTAAGTTATGACTGGACCAAGAGATCCGTACAGGCCTATAAACAGGCGAGAAGCGAATCCTATGTTCTGGCACTTCACAACCTGGCCGTGATCCAGCTTCATATGGGGCAAAAAAAGAAGCCCTCCCCTTGCTGGATGAATGCGCACGAATTTACGACCAACGCAATCTTCCCCACAAGAAGGCTTCCATATTGGAGGAAATCAGTAAAATTTATTTGGAGCAGGGCGAGCCAGAACAGGCAGAGGCCATCATCAAAGAAGCCCTTCAACTCCTGGATCAGCAAGATGAAGGGATGCTTCGTGCCAAACTGTATCGCTTGCTTGGCATTGTATTTCATGAGAAAAACAATGCCAATGAGGGATATTATTTTCTAAGAATGAGTCACGATCTGCTTAAACGCATCTATGCAAACCGCGAGGCTGACATCAGCCAGCAACTTCTTCTGCTAAGCCTTCAGGATCGTAAAATGAACTATGAGGATTATAAATCTTTTATCAAATAAAAGCGGTGAACTTCTTCATCTAACAACTGAGTACGCAGAGATATGAACGGATGGATCCTAGGGTCTCTGAACAGGGACCCCCACTTCCGGGAATCCGCGGTGTAAGCGCACAGAATCAACCTCTCATCGACCAGGTACAGGGTCATTCAGATCCAGCAACGTTTCCGTAGATCCGGCATATTCTTGTCCCTGCTGACCACCAGACTTAGTCGATCCTGCATATGCCTCCGATACATGAAGCTGTCCTGTAATAAAAGGCAGGAGCATGATGGTAATCATGCAGAGTTCACTTGCCGTTATAACGAGTTTGCTTCCTTTACTCTCCATGCTCATCTCTCCTCAGGTTCATCATTGGGTAGCATCATCCACCATCAGTTCGTGGCAACCTAAGACGTATTCTACGGATAATTGCAATGACTTTAAATACGTTAATTACCATTTACCTCCATTTGCGCATGAAACTTACGTGTAAAAGGTCATGTGCACTTTGTCTTCGCGATAATAATCCAGTCGTTGTTTCATCGTACCTGTATGCAGTTCAAACAGATGACCGTCCGGATCGGTAAAATATACAGATAATGCATCCCGCGGATCTCTTGGCCTTCCGGGAAGAATGTCTGCACCAGCTTCTCGCAGCTGCTGCACAGACGCGTCGAACTCCTCTTCTGTAACGGTAAATGCAATATGGGTATAGGTTCGTTCCGTATAGTTGCGAATAACATCCTCCTGATTCAGAGCGATCCACAGACCGGCAAGTTCGAAATATGCCAGTTTGCGTCCTTTCACCTGAATCCGGGCACCGAGAGCCTGTTCATAAAAGGTAATGGCCCGCTCCAGATTGGACACGGAAAAGCACAAATGATTAATTCCCTGAATATTCATGTGGCTCCTGACACCTCCATCAATTTAAGGACCTATCCTTATTATGGTATATTCTGTACAAAAAACAACAGGCTGACTGGCTCCTCTCGCACCTTCTTCTGGGCGGATGCATAGGTTATCCGTATCAATGAACGTTCGAGGAGGATGTAAAGCGAATGAATCCTGTCTATCCTTTTTATGGAGAGAAAACAGTGTGCAAGGAGCAAAAGCTGGCATTTCCACCGCAGCATCAGGACCAGCAACCCGGTCTGGAAACCCTGATGGTGCCCGAACCGATTAGTGAAGATCCCGCTTATATCGGCAGCTGCAAACTCGAAGGCAAAGTAGCCATTATTACGGGTGGTGATAGCGGCATCGGCCGGGCAGCAGCCATCGCTTTTGCCAAGGAAGGTGCGGATATCGTCATCGCTTATCTATATGAACGGACAGATGCAGAAAGGACTCGTGAACGGATCGAAGAATTGGGACAACGCTGTCTCTTAATCGAGATTGATCTGCGCCTAAAGAAAAACTGTGAAGCCGTCATCCGCTCGACGATGGAGACCTATGGGAAGATCGACATTCTGGTCAACAACCATGGTGTG
Protein-coding sequences here:
- a CDS encoding helix-turn-helix transcriptional regulator; protein product: MLGPKIRQIQEQLGLSQKQLAGEDMTRSYISLIEKGRAVPSQRMLKIIARRLNTPMEFFLGGSASTDTDIGEAVLEKARSYYAEQNDTACIRIAHKALTLTEDISDQSEAYLLILRSYNRLGDYRQALDEGENAAFTVIRTGDRERIVEYYLEMGRAAFHAELFMLPGSIMNRRIRTAADSNIYRKNTSSR
- a CDS encoding 3-oxoacyl-[acyl-carrier-protein] synthase III C-terminal domain-containing protein produces the protein MHIKQIWSYIPEHIVPIRELNEVLGLNHAQTKVLEKIHGLKQVRQDRDGDLASLLGRVLTQVVNTPEIVPNSIKYIIYCHTIQENFPFPMKVLQALKQAYGLQHTIAFSLTQQNCASGLIALNVAETLLPSLEADDHILILTGEKTFSPVVQLIPNTTVMGEASAAVLVGNQGNGSRVVGLTSVTLGQFCNVLTGTPQILREFQEIYTPRLCEAIVAAVEQAGLTLQDIRYIVPHNVNLSSWKKVAIRLSYPLERIYTSNIQEIGHCFCSDPFINLQAILEQKRLQPEEYYLLVTVGLGVTFSVAVMQYAGTGGDGRDHRIDGFFEQAQVGVNGPV
- a CDS encoding MATE family efflux transporter — translated: MLLTPLLSWFYRVPADIGPMFTLYVGGMMAVSIPAVLAAVTSAALRGLGRAQAASWNAVGMAMLNIALVYTFVSVFGLDLKGIIYANLITSVLSLTISLLILFIRREMIFERFAFAQKHLIALRHVGIPVFISYCMIFLSTFFFNKIVSHFGEGAVAGFGVGYRIQTMAILPGIVIGSAIGIIINHNLQSPHRPRAYASYRQGLLQSFVLYVIIAVAVWIWRDPLIAFLIEDAATRAEAARYLSIVALSYVGMGPMMTTLLTMEQSGRGYQAILLNAVYFLIIIALGWGLTRAFNEVTYFYAVIAGMNVVGMSSFLLPFMRMLRREYMEPSADKDISSEGEATLSNNSYSTQT
- a CDS encoding acyl-CoA dehydrogenase family protein; translation: MITPSTIAIFEQVMKQYAVELRQIGQIIDREPDRLTEFLHTSALQAINHMMIPPEYGGQPIVTIGQDRYYGLSSLERVITIEQLSAGDAGVFLGGPGPSMSSIVMIDLGDQEQKERFYSHFLKGPAWAVFALSEPEKGSDATEISTRITRHPDGRMELTGHKFYIGNGHRASIGLVFAQTNRTPLGIQVAIVDPSLPGFTATPLDTMGLRGLQLSHLQFESLQLEEKDILGRHLSPTKRGLWGALRTFHRMRPSVAALALGVAQAAYDYVVEHRMIYTEREKTELERLEMRLHALRSMIRNAAAEIDHDANKGYLASLSKIRAASVAEEATEWALEMMGPGSMLEHPLLNKWYRDARAFEFMEGTTSIQKINVFQAYANGKMQHV
- a CDS encoding acyl carrier protein, with the translated sequence MTTAVLLEEIKGALAEVLNTEARQDIQLSTSLFDELYLDSTSVLELLMTLEDRIEGLEIDPDDLEPDVFDTVGSLAAYIEKQLIAA
- a CDS encoding ATP-grasp domain-containing protein, producing the protein MNDKGYSRRLNAELGIRQIPGVECTSLDELVSGFDQLKSVLEQGGRLVLKDSMGVSGKGITVITDEARFHKCMSMLEKQASKKGIRQINYVLEQWIDKICDLNYQILIDRSGGVEFLGVKESLVEQGVHQGHLMPSRLNDVQLGVIHEAAMRIGAALYRDGYYGIAGVDAILDEDGTIWPNLEINARFNMSTYQTNIQHQWLPENKCGLAKKYTLKLNHLLEYWVLRSRLGELMFEPKRGEGLLINNFATVNAAFRSEGTLFSGRLYGVIIASSPERLGVIDEAIEAVLSSMNEVM
- a CDS encoding 3-oxoacyl-[acyl-carrier-protein] synthase III C-terminal domain-containing protein; its protein translation is MGFGIVDIGVYLPEQIQSPEEVLAALELGKGELQFLRKYHRLKGVPVMEPGQMLDDTIVQAVERLQTKPSFSGIDLVLYVHSFQVQTPGDYRLVQRVLRRFGLEHVPFYGISQMNCASSIAALQWLERISQTQPHIRNVLLICADQFNFLPPEWRYLRKSAILGDSAVAVLLSRESCQHVIQATHMLRDTRFHTGYHATADEISAFNRLYVDHIIQGMEELLSTQGLSFEDVDHILPHNVNWTTWKEFSRRTRVGLERIYTDNIQRIGHTFSTDPFINLRSGLEQDWVCRKGHSIMVSIGLGSFFGFALLEHARCQ